The DNA sequence GATCGGACTGATGTATTTGAGTGTATCAACTATTTTGATCCGGGAGTCCGGTTCGTTTTTCAGGATGTATTCGGATATCGCCTCTGCCGCCGCATTGTGCCCGTGGCCGGCAGAAATCGTGAGCATAAGTGTGTTCATGTGGATAACCCTCCGCTTTGTCTATTATATCACTTCATGGGACGGGATAGAACGGGGCAGAACAAAGCCGATAGTGTCAACTTACTTTCGGTTCAAAAATTGAATAGGCCTGCCGTGCGGATTCCAAGTAGCCCGGGTTTTACGATTTATACCACCCAAAATGAGGCGTTGCATAGCTGATTGAACCTTGTTTTACTGGGTAGACCCGGCTCTTCTTCACGATCCGTTTTTCCAGCCTCACAAGTCGGGCTTCCTTCTTCTTTTCTTTCTCTTTGGCAGCGAAGTAGCCCATGAGATCCCCGCCATTGAGCACGAAAACTCGCATGCGCGCTATATTCTCAGCACCTACTGTGCTCCACCCCATCGGGCGTGAAGATAACCGTGAGGAAAGCACATGACTGACATGCCCTTCCGCACTGCAGCCCTGATAGCCCGACTTGGCCGCGTTCTGGATCGATTCCCAGTTGGACACAAGATAGGTTTGCATCTCGCCTAACTTCTTTTCCTGGGTCTTTTTAAGCGGCAATCCCGCTGCTGATTCGAAGAATGTGTTGATGTCCTCAAGGGAGTCCATGCTGATGGCGTCTTTGAGGTACCAGTAATATTCATCCTTTGTCCCTTTGTAGGAATCAATCGGCGTTGCCGCCTGGCGCAGGGCCTTTTCCAGGTGGAACTTATCCAGATAGAGCTTGCATCGAGGCAGAATCTGGGCACCCATCTTGATCCAGGACGCCCCATCCCCTGATAAGGAGATTTCCTCGATCTTATCCACTTCATAAGCCGAGTTCAGGTAATCGAACACTTCGTACCACAGTTCATCCGAGTTGCCCTTGTAGAAGCCTGCAAATCGACGTACACCCATTAAGGCCTTGCGTCTCTTCCCGACACTCTGCTGCCCCTCATGGACGTAGATCAGCCGCATCTGCTGATTGGAACCGTCCTGCATAGCTACATGATCCTCATCGGCCTCAATATAGATCCGAGATGCCACTTTTTTCTGAGGCAGGGGTCCCTCAGAAGACTCAATGTTCCCCAGTCGATGGACCAGATTCATTACCGTAGTGCGGCTGGTAATTCCGCTGCTTGCATAGCGCTCCACCGTCCCCTGGTAAGAAATATCTTTAGCACTGGAGAGAAGACACGAGGCTAGTTCCCGGCTGATTCTCTGATGGGGCTCAAGGCCCAGAAGACGATCCACCAGACACACATGGTGATTGGTCTTTTTATCCCGAAAGTACGTCCGGCCAAAGACCACAGGTCCGGCTGTAGTAGCGATGGTTTTTGTTTGATAGCGCCGTTCGATGGTGTAGTCTTTTTTCCGTAACTGTGAGTTCCTCAGGCGCTCATCGAGTACCTGAACATAATCCTGGATCTGCTCACGGGCAATCCGATCCGTCAGCTCGTGAGTCTCCTGTACCACTTGATCCATGGTGAGAGTACCGCTTGCCATTCTTGAATCAAAACCTTGTCTGAGAGTGGTGAACATTGAGTTGAAATCTGTTAAGATAGGCATGAGAATAAGTCCTTTCGTGTAGTTTGTTTTTGGTTGTTACTAACATTCTAGCACTTGGGCTTATTCTCTTTCATTTTCGACCTACAGTAACTTTACACTAAGAACAAAGCCCTTTTCCCAAGGGTTTTCAGATTTGCCGGGCGAGAGCTGCTCCGATCGGTGGGAGGACTGCTTCGTCTCAGGCAACAGCGGGCTGCCCGAAATCCGGGAATGATTGAGCAGCCTGATACTCCAAAAAAGCGAAGGGCCGCTGAGAACCGGTTTTCCGCGCAGACCAGCACTCACCGTCCCGGATCGTCCGGAGCACTCAGAAAGAACGGCCAAGCCCCCCGTTTAGGTGGTTCTTAAGGTATAATGGAATCAGGAAAGACAGGTGATATTTATGGATAAGGCAGTGATTCAGATCAGGACATTGCTTCCGGGAGAGTCAGAATACATCGAGCTGACAAGTCTGGGCAATATTGTGCGGGAAGGGGACAAAGTGATTGTATCCTACGCCGAAAGTGAACTGACCGGAATGGATGATACCCAGACCACCATCATTATGGATCAGGCGGATGTAACGATCCGGCGTCAAGGAAGCTTTACGTCCACGCTGGAGTTTTCGCTGCTTGAGCCCAGGCAGTGCCTCTATCATACGCCCTACGGGACATTCAACGTCACGACCCATACCCAGGAATACCGGGTGGTGGACGACGAACGAAAGATGGAACTGTTCCTGAAATACGGACTGGTCATTGAGGGCGAGTCACAGGGCAGCACCCGCATTGAAATGGTGGTCCGGCCTCAGGCCTCGAGAGATCAGTAATCCAGCGGTGAACTCCGATCAGGAACAGGCCGAAACTTTGCCGCAGTCGGCAGACTGGGCAATTCATTGGGTTCGAGGGAACAGAAGATAAATCAAAATTGGGAAACGCAGCCTCCGGATGTCGCTTGGACACCGGAGGCTGCGTTGATGATCGGCTCATCACTCATCTGAGGTTCGAAACAGGTCAGCCATCTGGCGGGCGGTGACATCCAGATCCCCAGGATCCAGGCGGGAATAGTCAACAATGAGGGTGGCGTTGTACTCATCCGAGCGGCCATGGACGTATTCAGACAGAAAGCTGAGGTTCAGTCCCGATGCCCGGGCAGTCCGAATCAGCGCGGTTTCCGATTTTTTGGTATCGACTTTGACCAGAAAGTGGAGGCCGGCGTCTTCCCCGATGAATTGATGCGGTATGCTGCCAAAGGCTTGGCGCAGAGCAGATTTCAGGCCGTCCCGCTGTTTGCGGTACGCTGTTTTCATGCGGTTGAGATGCTTTTCAAAATAACCCTGGCGTATAAACCGGGCCAGCGTGTACTGCTCGAAACTGGGGACAGGGCAGGAATAGAAGGAAAGCTCGGATTGATAGCGCTCCACGAGGGGAGGCGGCAGAACCATATAGCTGATTCGGATGGAAGGTGAAATGGTTCGGGAAAAGGTGTTGATATAAATGACCTTGTCCGACTGATCCATGCTGTAGAGCGAAGGAATGGGCCGGCCCTGGTAACGGAATTCGGAGTCGTAGTCATCTTCGATGATGTACCGGCTGCTGTGCTGGGCAGCCCAGGCCAGCAGATCAAATCTGCGCCCCGCTGGCATCACGATGCCGGTCGGATAATGATGCGAAGGGGACACATGGGTGACTTCAGCACCGGTCCAGGTCAGAGCCTGAACCGAGAACCCCTTGTCATCCATGGGAATGAACTGACAGACTGCCCCGTAATGCTGATAAATGCGGGCAATTTTTGGATATCCGGGATTTTCGACGGCGTAGCGCAGATCCTTGCCCAGGAGCTGAATGATTCGGCCATAGAGGTACTCGGTTCCGGCGCCGATGATGATCTGTCCGGGAGAAACGGTCATTCCCCGAAAATGGAACAGGTGCCAGGCGATGGCTTCCCGAAGTTCTGTGACGCCATGAAACGGAGTCGGAGCAAGCAGGGTTTTGTTTTCTTCGGTCAGGATCTGGCGCATGAGCCGGGCCCAGACCGAGAAGGGGAATTCCGTATAGCTGAGGGCTTCGGTCACTGGCGGGTGCCGGAGCGTCGTCGAACCATCGGTCCGGCTTTGGGATCCGGCAGGCATTGTCTGAATCGGGACTGTAGTCTCAAGGGCCAGGGGACTGACAAAATAACCCTGCTTCTCCTGACTGTAGACATACCCTTCCAGAACGAGCTGAGCATAGGCATTTTCAACCGTGATGACGCTGATCTGCAGATGGCGGGCCAGCTTGCGCTTGGATGGGAGTTTTTCATGGGCGGTCAGGGTGCCGGTCAGGATGTCCTGTCGGATTTTTTGATAAAGAAATTCGTAGAGGGGAAGTGATCCCCGGGATTCCATATGATAAGTCAGCATAAATGCCTCCTGTAATTAATCTGGTCCTATCAGATTAGTTTAAAATGGTCATTGATCCAATACCAAGCTTCAGTATACTGGAGAAGAAAACAGAAGTAAACCGCAGGGGGCGGCACTGTATGGTACTGTATATTGTTATATGACATTGACTGACATTCGATGTTACGGTACGTCATCGCCCGGCTCTGCGCTGCTTCATATTACACTGCATAACGATGCACCATACTGCATCCTACAGGGGGAAGATTATGAATAACGAACGAATTGGTTTAAACAAGGAACTGGCTCAGATGCTCAAGGGCGGCGTCATCATGGATGTTACAACTCCGGAACAGGCAAGAATTGCCGAGGCAGCCGGAGCCTGCGCTGTCATGGCCCTGGAACGGATTCCGGCGGACATTCGCGCTGCCGGGGGTGTTTCCCGCATGAGTGATCCGAAAATGATCCGGGAGATTCAGGACGCGGTATCCATTCCAGTCATGGCCAAAGTCCGCATCGGTCACTTTGTGGAAGCGCAGATTCTGGAAGCCGTTGAGATTGACTTCATCGATGAAAGTGAAGTACTCTCTCCGGCCGATGATGTTTACCACATTGACAAAACCGCCTTCAAGGCACCGTTTGTCTGCGGCGCGCGGGATCTGGGCGAAGCTCTGCGGCGGATCGCCGAAGGGGCCAGCATGATCCGGACCAAGGGTGAGCCAGGAACGGGCGACGTGGTTCAGGCTGTCCGGCACTTAAGAAAAATCAATTCAGAAATCAGCCGGGTTCAGGCGGCTCGTCCGGATGAACTGTTCGAAATGGCCAAACAGCTGATGGTTCCGCTGGATCTGATCCGTTACGTGCATGATCATGGCCGGCTGCCCGTTGTCAACTTTGCCGCCGGCGGAGTGGCAACTCCCGCGGATGCTGCCCTGATGATGCAGCTGGGAGCGGAAGGCGTCTTCGTTGGTTCAGGGATCTTTAAGTCCGGCGATCCGGCCCGGCGGGCCAAGGCCATTGTCAAGGCCGTGACGAATTATCAGGATGCCGCCATGCTGGCGGAACTGTCCGCTGACCTGGGCGAAGCCATGGTCGGCATCAATGAGCAGGAAATTGAGATTCTTATGGCGGAGCGTGGAAAATAATGAGAGTCGGCGTGCTTGCCCTGCAGGGGGCCTTTGCAGAACATCGCCGGATGCTGGAACAGAGGGGGATTGAAAGCTTTGAAATCCGTCAGCTGAAGGATCTGGACGGTCCCATGGATGGCCTGATCCTGCCGGGCGGGGAAAGCACCGTCATGGGACAGCTTTTAACAGAGCTCGGTCTGATGGAACCTCTGCGGCAGAAGATAAGCCAGGGGCTGCCGGTATTCGGCACCTGTGCCGGCATGATACTTCTCGCCCGTTCCATCACCGAGCAGGCGCTCACCCACTTTGCTACCATGGATATCCATGTTCGCCGCAATGCCTTCGGGCGCCAGCTGGGAAGCTTTGAGGCCCTGGGAACCTTCAGCGGCAATACAGCGGTGCCCATGCGGTTCATCCGCGCCCCGTTCATAGAAAAGGTGGGTCCCGAGACAGAGATTCTTTCCATGGTCCAGGGAAAGATCGTCGCAGCCCGGCAGGACAGCCAGCTGGTTACGGCGTTTCATCCCGAACTGACCGACGACACCTTTGTTCATGATTATTTCATCGAGATGATCCGATCCCGGCAGACAGCCTCCTAGCTGCACAGATGTCCTATTCTGATCCGATGACAAATGGTCATCACACAGCCGGGCGATGATTACAAAGCCGAGCGATGATTACAAAGCCCGGCAATAACCAAAAAGTCAGAGAACCGATCCATACCAGTGTGCGGATCGGTTCTCTGGCTTATCTTTGTACATCAGCTCCCCTGAATCACCGAGTCAGGGGCAGTTAGTTGTTCGGTGCCTGGAAGACTCTGGGATTGGGCGCTTTGATAACGAACATCTCCATTACTTCATCATGAGCATTGCTGACATTCATCTTTGTGTTGTAGGGAATGTTGATAATACTGCCTTGGGGATAATGCTGTGCTTCCTGTTCACCCAGCTGGAGAGTCAGCGTGCCGCGCAGAATCGTCATGTAGACATTGGAGTTGGAGAAGTGTTCGGGGAGACCGGCTCCTTTGGGGAAGATCATGTGGTTGATCATCACTTCATCTGCGTCAATGATTTTCTCAACCTTTTTTTCGTCATCAAGCGAGTAGGAATGAACTGTTTCAATCATCGGTATACTCCTTTCCATTGTTTTGTTTTCTTTTCTTTCTAATCTTGTGACTTGATTAAAGCTTCACTTGTTTCGTCTGATTTGTTGCATGGAAACTTGATTCATTCTTTTCCGGGTTCAATTTACTCATCTGAAAGGACTGTCTCCCGCGAAAAGCGGAAGTTACAGTTCTGGTCGGGACCGTTCCTCCGGAACTCTGGGTATGGGGACAGCTGATCTCGTATTCCTGAAGGCAGGGGGAAAAAGGGGTCCTCTTCCCGCTGAAATCCAGTATACTGCAGATAGAGCAAACAGAGTGTTGCCTGGGTAACACTCTGTCCAGGCAACGGGTACCATCAGACTGGGACAAACTGTGCCTGTCATGTTAATTACTCCGGCCGGTCGACTGCCGGAGGAGTCAGCTTCTCACTTCGAAGAATTTTGCTCATGGCCTTGCCTTTGGCCAGTTCATCAATCAGCTTGTCCAAATACCGGACTTCACGCATCACAGGGTCTTCGATATTCTCGACCCGGACCCCGCAGACTACGCCCTGAATTAATTGGCGGGAGGGGTTCAGGAGAGGGGCCTCCCGGAAAAATGTCTCATAATCGACTTCCTGTGCGATTTGACTGTCCAGCATATCCTGAGAGTATCCGGTAAGCCACCGGATGATTTCATCCACTTCAGCTCGGGTTCTGCCTTTCTTCTCTGCTTTCGCTACGAGCAGTGGATAAACCCGGGCAAAGCTCATGCGATAAACTCGGTGTTCGGTCATAATGGTCCTCCTTCGGGCGGATCGGATTTGAAACGGAAAGACGCAGGGACGTCAGCATCCTATCAGCAGGCCATCAGGACCTCATGACAGCAGGACGTCAACCGTCTCACGGATCGTTCTCTCATTATATTATAAGTTAATGAACGGGATATTCTAAGTTGATGAATTGACAGTAACTTGATTGTACGTCGGCTGAATCAATATTTTCCTGCGCGATCAGAGTGGTTATAGGCCAAGCCGGAGTGTACACCGGATCCGGTGCCAGGAGTGAGGTCATTTCCTGCGCGGTTCGTCGATCAATATTTGGGATTTTCGTGAAACCGGGCTTGCGGTTGCAGAGAAAATGGACAGAATGTCCCTATGATCTGTTATTCTTATTTGGTATAGACAGTTTTGACAGGATCGTAAGTTCAGGTGATGAATAATTTCAAATGACGGAGGAAGCATCCCATTGGAAAAGATTAAAATACTGCATTGCGCGGACTGGCATCTGGGGTCATCCCTTTGGTCCATTCCCGAACACGCCGCCCAGCGGGCGGTGGAGCTGCTCGGGAGTTTTCGGAGAATGACCCGGCTGTGCCAGAAGGAGCAGGTGGATCTGCTTCTCATTGCCGGGGATCTGTTTGAAGGAACTAATATAGATCCGGCGGTGGTTGCTTCGGTAAAGGAATATTTAGCAGACATTTCCTCCCGGGTTTTTATCGCGCCGGGAAATCATGATTATGCAGCCTTGGATTCTCCGTTCCTGGATCCGGACTGGTCGGACAATGTCCACATCTTCAGGGGAGGATTGGAACGGGTGGATTTGCCGGATCTTCCGGTATCCGTGTACGGAGCCGCCTTTACCGGATCGCGCCAGGAGGAAGTACTGCTGCCGCAATCTGATCCGGACTGTGCCGGCCGGATTCGACTGGGAGTGTTCCACGCGGATGTCGTTGGCACCGGCCAATCCTCCGGATACCACGGAATTCAGCCGGAGCAGATCCGGGCCACGGGACTGGATTACCTGGCGCTGGGGCATATTCACAAATGCAGCGGCATTCAGCGGGTGGGTCATACCACCTGGGCGTACCCGGGCATTCCGGATGGACGGGGTTTCGATGAAACTGGCCGGAAAGGAGTGTATCTGGGTACCGTTCAAGCCGGTGCGGCAGATCTGCAGTTCGAAAGTCTGTCCAGCCGGCAGTATCTGATTGAACCGGTGGATGTTTCAAGCTTCCGGACGGAGGCACAGGCTGAGGCGGCAATTTTAGCCCAGCTGAAGGAACGTCACGGCGACTCCTATGCTGATCATTTTTACCGGATCCGACTGACCGGTCGGGTCGGGCTGGAAACCGTCCTGCCCTGGACCGTCATTGAGAACCGGCTGGCTGAAACCCTCCATTATGTTCAGCTGCAGGACGAGACCCGGATGGAAGTGGACTTTGACAATCTGGCTCAGGAAACTTCACTGCGGGGCATTTTTGTCCGGAAAATGCTGGAAGCGGTAGCGGGCGGCGACGAAGCTCAGAATAACCGGATGCGCCAGGCGTTGGAAGCGGGACTGCGAGCTTTGGAAGGGCAGGTGATTGACTGTGATCATTAAAGAAATGTATCTGGACCGGTTCGGCCGGTTCCAGGATTATTCCCTGACGCTGGGTCAGGGCCTGCAGGTGATCCACGGGGCCAATGAAGAAGGCAAAAGCACGCTGATGGCGTTTCTTCAGATGATGTTCTACGGGTCCAGCGGCCGAGGCCGGGATGTCGCGGGCAATTTGCGCAAAAAATACCGCCCCTGGGATGGCAGCCCAATGAAGGGGCACCTGATTTTTGAGGCGGATGGAACCACGTACCGCCTGGAGCGGGTGTTTGGCCAGAGCAATGTCACCGATCAGGTCAGTCTGTTCAACGAAACAACCGGGGAACGGATCCGGGTAAAAGCCAGGAAAGAGCCCGGGGTGGAATATCTCGGACTGGGAGAGGATGCTTTTGCCCGAAGTGTGTTTATCAGTCAGGGAGCCAGCCTGATCCGCGACGGAGCCAAACAGGAGGAACTGACCCAGCGTCTGCTCAATCTGGTAACCACAGGCAGCGAGGAGGTTTCTTACCAGTCAGCGCTGGACTCCATGAATCAGGCCAGAGAACGGCTGGTCAGCAAAAATCAGAAGAACGGACTGCTGGTTCTGGCTCGCCAGGAGGTTGAACACCTGGAGGAGCGCCGCCGAGCCGCGCAGGCCGAAGAACTGGAGAAGCTGGCTGCCCAGGAGGAGCTGGAGCGCGAGCAAAACTGCCGCCGGGAACTGATTGAGCGCAAAGCCGTCCTGGACAGGGAACAGAAGAAAAACGAAGGCATCCTTCGGACCCATCAGCTGGCCGCTGCCATTGACCGGGAAACCCGGCATCTGGAGCTGACCCGGCAGATGAATGCCCTGGAGGCTCGGCTGACATATTCCGGCGGCCGGATGGATCGGAGCTATCTGTCCGCTGCGGATGAGATGCTGCGTCGAATTCATCAGAACGAGGCCAAAACCCAATCGCTGGAAGAAAATCTGTCAGCCCGCGAAACCGAGCTTGAGGCGCTGGATTCGGACCGAACCAGTCCTCTGGAGGAACCGCTGGAAGAGCTGAAAGCCAACGAGGTGCGGCAGTCCGAACTGGAGGAACAGCTTCAGGTGACGCGCCGGCAGCTGCAGGAGCTGCGCCTTTACCGCACAGCCATTCAGAAAGCGGAGCTGCTGTCTGGTCAGTGCGAAGAGACTTCCGCCGAAGTGCGGGAAGCTGAGGTCGAACTGACACAGCTGGAAGAGCAGTACAAGGTTGTGCGCGTTGAACTGGAGGAGGCAAAACAGGCTAAGGAGCAGCAGCGCCAGACTCAGTGGCAGAAAGAGCAGGAAATCAGGCAGCTCGAGGAAGCCATGGCGCGCAGCCGGCTCCAGGTGGGGCAGTGGCAGGCGGATCTCAGTCACAATGCCGGTCAGATCTCGAAGGAAACACCCTCCGGTTCATACAGCAACAGAAGCCGGGCTCTTCCGGCACTGACGCTTTCAGGTCTGGCGGTTCTGCTTGCCCTCATTCTGGGCAGTCAGGTTCACCCGGGATTCTATGGAGTCCTGATCCTGGCATTGCTGTTTGCTGCCTGGGGATATCGCGGGCTTCCGGGAGCGGCTGATTCCCGGGGGGAAGCTGGACCCGATGAGGCAGACCAGCTGCGGGCAATGCTCTTGAATCAGATCGACCAGCTGGAAAAGGAGCAGGCCGGCAGCCTGGTGCAGCACACAGCGCTCACCCGGGAGGTCGGGGAGCTCACACAGGGCTATAACAGGTCAATCCAGCGGCTGGCCGAAATGGAAGCCAGGTATGGTGCAACAGAAACGCAGCTGGACGAAGTCCGGCGCCGTGTCCTGGGACTGACCAGCCGGCTCAGTGCACTGACCCGGGAGCATGAGGAGCTGCAGAGAGAACTGGAGCAGTTCACCGTCAAGGGGACAAAGCTGGATGAACTGAATCTGCTGGAAGAGCTGGATCAGATGCAGCAAACAGGTCAGTGCCTGGAAAAACGACATGCCGAGCTGTTGGATTTGCTGGAGGCCAGAGATCTGACGGATGCGATTCAGAAGGTGCTTACCAGTCAGATGTCGCTCCAGAGAGCACAGCAGCTGGGGCGCGAGATCTCAAAATTAAGGCAGGAACTGGAACAACTGGCCGCACAGCGGACCGAACACATCAACGACCTGCTGACACATCTGCAGCCATACCGCACCGTGAAGACCCTGGAGGAAACCACTGGGCTGATGCAGGATCTGACTGAAGACCTGGAGCGGTGCCAGCAGCTCTCCATTCAGCGGGAAGCCGGTGAACAGAACCGTCAGGAGCTGGAAAAGAACCATACGCTGGAAGAGTTGAAACTTCTTTGGTCAGAATCTTCAGCGGATGAGCGCGATGCCGCCCTGCCGGATCCGGACGATCTCCGGGATCTGGAACATCAGGCGGAGATGCTGACGGGTCAGATCCACGCCCTGGACCGTACGCTGGCGGCAAGAGAAGCGGAACTGCGTGAGAAATACCGATCCCGTGAAAATCTCAGCCAGGTGGAGGAACGACTGGATCAAGCCCGGATGAACGTCAAGGGCAAACAGGAGCAATATGAGATACTGACCCTGGCCCAGACAAAGCTGACAGAAGCCTTTGAGGAGCTGCAGCAAAGCTTCGGACCGCTCCTGAACGATCGCACCGGAGCCATTCTGCGACGGCTGACCCGGGATAAATATCAGAATGTTCGAGTCAGCCGCAGCTTTGATATTATGGTGGAGGATGGGAATCAGCGTCAGCTGTTTGAGTGGGGTTACCTCAGCGGAGGAACCGTGGATCAGGCATACCTGGCCCTCCGGCTCGCCATCACAGATCTCATTTCGTCACCTGCTCAGCCCCTGCCTCTGTTCCTGGATGACATCTTCACCCAGTATGATGATGCAAGAGCCAGAGAGGGGCTGAACTTTCTGAAAGAGCATACCTGCGCCCGACCCGTTCCGCTCCAGACGGTGCTCTTCACCTGCCACGGCCGGATCCGGGACTGGGCCAGTTTGATGCCCGAGGTCACAGTTCTGGACCTGACCTGATCCATGGAGCAGGCACAACCATCAGGCAGCCTGAATCATGTTGAAATGGAACCAGGATAAGTTTCCATCATAACCAGAAATTGTAGAGCCAGAAAAGCAGCCGTTGCCTTGATCCTTGCCGGTCGGACAAGAACCAAAGCAGCGACTGCTCTTTTTTTGATCTGTTTCATGATCCAATCAATGATCTATTCAATAACGGTCCACTAACCGGGCTATGATCTGACGAATGATCTTTCCATAGAGATGCCTGCCAGACTGTCTGCATAGCTGTCTGAACGGTTGCGTGCTGGTCTGCTTTCTCAGGCTGTATAAAAATCATTGACAAATTTCGCCTGGAGATGGATAATTAGAACAGTAATTTTCTTCTGATGCCAATGACTTTTGGCGATAAACCGAAATCTCTTAGCCTCTTTTCCATTTCACTGGAATTCTTCTTTCACTCATCAGATGACCCAAGCCTTCCACCAGTTTTTGTTTTTGTGATCAGCCCAGGTTTTTTTGCATGGAAAAAATCGCTGGGACGCCTTGTTATTCATTGGGTTGTCTGTTCCTTGTATTCCGTTGGTTTCAACTCATTCCACCCACGACATTTGACATTCACTCTTCGACATCCATCACAGGCAGGTGAACTATGGAATTTGATTTTAGACGTCTGACCCTTAATGAACTGCGGGATCTGGCCAAGGCAAACCAGGTAAAGGGCATTGCCAAGCTGCGCAAGCCGGAACTGATTGCTCTTCTGGAGGAATTGCTGCAGGATTCGGATCAGGTAAAACCAGCCGCGGACGAGCTCGATAACAGGACTGGGGATGAGTTTGCTCCCTATCAGCATGAGGCAGACCAGGAGCTGGGGGCGAGTCCCTCAGCGGAACCGGCGGCGGGGGGCGGTTATCCGCCGCAAATCGGCCAGGCCGTTCAGGAAGCGACAGCTGCCGGAGTGGGGAGCTCAGCAGAAGCCGGTTCGTCGCGGGAAACATCTTATGTGGATCGGAACGGAATCGCCTTGAAAGAGAAGCTTTCCCGACGGTTTGAACCGATGCGGTCTGAGCGGGACGGGTCCGCGGGTTATGAACGAAGCACTGCCCGTTCCGCGGAGGATCGGTCGGACTCCGGTGAACGCTCCTTCCCGCCGGATACCATTGAAGTGACAGGTATCCTGGAAATCATGGATCAGAACAGCTTCGGCTTCCTTCGCGGCGACAACTACCTGACTACACCGGATGACATTTATGTATCACCCACCCAGATTCGCCGCTTCCGACTGAAAACCGGGGATGAAGTCGCCGGAAAAACCCGCCCCACCCGGGAAGGGGAGAAATTCAAGGCGCTGTTCTATGT is a window from the Clostridiaceae bacterium HFYG-1003 genome containing:
- the pdxS gene encoding pyridoxal 5'-phosphate synthase lyase subunit PdxS, which translates into the protein MNNERIGLNKELAQMLKGGVIMDVTTPEQARIAEAAGACAVMALERIPADIRAAGGVSRMSDPKMIREIQDAVSIPVMAKVRIGHFVEAQILEAVEIDFIDESEVLSPADDVYHIDKTAFKAPFVCGARDLGEALRRIAEGASMIRTKGEPGTGDVVQAVRHLRKINSEISRVQAARPDELFEMAKQLMVPLDLIRYVHDHGRLPVVNFAAGGVATPADAALMMQLGAEGVFVGSGIFKSGDPARRAKAIVKAVTNYQDAAMLAELSADLGEAMVGINEQEIEILMAERGK
- the pdxT gene encoding pyridoxal 5'-phosphate synthase glutaminase subunit PdxT, with protein sequence MRVGVLALQGAFAEHRRMLEQRGIESFEIRQLKDLDGPMDGLILPGGESTVMGQLLTELGLMEPLRQKISQGLPVFGTCAGMILLARSITEQALTHFATMDIHVRRNAFGRQLGSFEALGTFSGNTAVPMRFIRAPFIEKVGPETEILSMVQGKIVAARQDSQLVTAFHPELTDDTFVHDYFIEMIRSRQTAS
- a CDS encoding DNA repair exonuclease — protein: MEKIKILHCADWHLGSSLWSIPEHAAQRAVELLGSFRRMTRLCQKEQVDLLLIAGDLFEGTNIDPAVVASVKEYLADISSRVFIAPGNHDYAALDSPFLDPDWSDNVHIFRGGLERVDLPDLPVSVYGAAFTGSRQEEVLLPQSDPDCAGRIRLGVFHADVVGTGQSSGYHGIQPEQIRATGLDYLALGHIHKCSGIQRVGHTTWAYPGIPDGRGFDETGRKGVYLGTVQAGAADLQFESLSSRQYLIEPVDVSSFRTEAQAEAAILAQLKERHGDSYADHFYRIRLTGRVGLETVLPWTVIENRLAETLHYVQLQDETRMEVDFDNLAQETSLRGIFVRKMLEAVAGGDEAQNNRMRQALEAGLRALEGQVIDCDH
- a CDS encoding DUF1934 domain-containing protein: MDKAVIQIRTLLPGESEYIELTSLGNIVREGDKVIVSYAESELTGMDDTQTTIIMDQADVTIRRQGSFTSTLEFSLLEPRQCLYHTPYGTFNVTTHTQEYRVVDDERKMELFLKYGLVIEGESQGSTRIEMVVRPQASRDQ
- a CDS encoding cupin domain-containing protein; this encodes MIETVHSYSLDDEKKVEKIIDADEVMINHMIFPKGAGLPEHFSNSNVYMTILRGTLTLQLGEQEAQHYPQGSIINIPYNTKMNVSNAHDEVMEMFVIKAPNPRVFQAPNN
- a CDS encoding DUF2200 domain-containing protein, producing the protein MTEHRVYRMSFARVYPLLVAKAEKKGRTRAEVDEIIRWLTGYSQDMLDSQIAQEVDYETFFREAPLLNPSRQLIQGVVCGVRVENIEDPVMREVRYLDKLIDELAKGKAMSKILRSEKLTPPAVDRPE
- a CDS encoding ISLre2 family transposase, with the protein product MPILTDFNSMFTTLRQGFDSRMASGTLTMDQVVQETHELTDRIAREQIQDYVQVLDERLRNSQLRKKDYTIERRYQTKTIATTAGPVVFGRTYFRDKKTNHHVCLVDRLLGLEPHQRISRELASCLLSSAKDISYQGTVERYASSGITSRTTVMNLVHRLGNIESSEGPLPQKKVASRIYIEADEDHVAMQDGSNQQMRLIYVHEGQQSVGKRRKALMGVRRFAGFYKGNSDELWYEVFDYLNSAYEVDKIEEISLSGDGASWIKMGAQILPRCKLYLDKFHLEKALRQAATPIDSYKGTKDEYYWYLKDAISMDSLEDINTFFESAAGLPLKKTQEKKLGEMQTYLVSNWESIQNAAKSGYQGCSAEGHVSHVLSSRLSSRPMGWSTVGAENIARMRVFVLNGGDLMGYFAAKEKEKKKEARLVRLEKRIVKKSRVYPVKQGSISYATPHFGWYKS
- a CDS encoding PLP-dependent aminotransferase family protein gives rise to the protein MLTYHMESRGSLPLYEFLYQKIRQDILTGTLTAHEKLPSKRKLARHLQISVITVENAYAQLVLEGYVYSQEKQGYFVSPLALETTVPIQTMPAGSQSRTDGSTTLRHPPVTEALSYTEFPFSVWARLMRQILTEENKTLLAPTPFHGVTELREAIAWHLFHFRGMTVSPGQIIIGAGTEYLYGRIIQLLGKDLRYAVENPGYPKIARIYQHYGAVCQFIPMDDKGFSVQALTWTGAEVTHVSPSHHYPTGIVMPAGRRFDLLAWAAQHSSRYIIEDDYDSEFRYQGRPIPSLYSMDQSDKVIYINTFSRTISPSIRISYMVLPPPLVERYQSELSFYSCPVPSFEQYTLARFIRQGYFEKHLNRMKTAYRKQRDGLKSALRQAFGSIPHQFIGEDAGLHFLVKVDTKKSETALIRTARASGLNLSFLSEYVHGRSDEYNATLIVDYSRLDPGDLDVTARQMADLFRTSDE